One Acidimicrobiales bacterium DNA segment encodes these proteins:
- a CDS encoding NAD(P)H-dependent oxidoreductase has translation MRVLLIDGFEGDDPIVAAAVDTLGDAGHQVRTLDLARIGFAVAMSTAERRAYDEEGANLLSPETRDAAELLRWAEALLFCCPTVAHSVPARVKGFLDRVLVPGVAFTFDEKGEFVPTLRHIQRLGLITRVPHGRLTTARSRDGARRSILWTVRLNCARTCRRTYVRLAPADDVGSIISSLRRW, from the coding sequence ATGCGGGTGCTGCTGATCGACGGCTTCGAAGGCGACGATCCGATCGTGGCTGCTGCCGTCGACACACTCGGCGATGCCGGGCACCAGGTGCGGACGCTCGATCTCGCTCGCATCGGTTTCGCGGTCGCGATGTCGACGGCCGAGCGGCGGGCATACGACGAAGAGGGCGCGAACCTGCTGTCGCCGGAGACCCGCGACGCCGCCGAGCTTCTCCGCTGGGCCGAGGCTCTCTTGTTCTGTTGCCCCACCGTCGCCCATTCGGTGCCGGCCAGGGTCAAGGGGTTCCTCGACCGGGTCCTGGTTCCCGGTGTCGCCTTCACGTTCGACGAGAAGGGCGAGTTCGTGCCCACGTTGCGTCACATCCAACGGCTGGGGCTCATCACGCGAGTACCCCACGGTCGTCTGACCACGGCCCGGTCCCGCGACGGCGCCCGCCGATCGATTCTGTGGACCGTGCGACTCAACTGCGCCCGGACGTGTCGACGGACCTACGTGCGCCTCGCACCGGCCGACGATGTCGGATCGATCATCTCGAGCCTCCGACGATGGTGA
- a CDS encoding NAD(P)H-dependent oxidoreductase encodes MIRVIQAHPVPESFSGVLLDAVVAGVRDGGVEPVVTRLGDGREPGPTAADLIGTTALHLVYPTWWGGQPAVLLDWIQRTLAPWIDDDVASTRSPLADVTHLAAVTTHGSSKLVNRLQGEPGRHLVTRVLARLCHPDVTTDWVAFYGIERSSDAELRAFLDRVRREVRLTIVGGSR; translated from the coding sequence ATGATCCGCGTGATCCAGGCCCACCCGGTGCCCGAGAGCTTCAGCGGGGTGTTGCTCGACGCCGTGGTCGCCGGCGTCCGCGACGGCGGCGTCGAGCCCGTCGTGACCCGTCTGGGCGACGGCCGCGAGCCCGGTCCGACGGCCGCCGACCTGATCGGGACCACCGCCCTCCATCTCGTCTACCCCACCTGGTGGGGCGGGCAGCCGGCGGTGCTGCTGGACTGGATACAGCGCACGCTGGCGCCCTGGATCGACGATGATGTCGCGTCGACCCGCTCCCCGCTCGCCGACGTCACCCACCTCGCCGCCGTCACCACCCACGGCTCGTCGAAGCTGGTGAACCGTCTCCAGGGCGAGCCGGGACGCCACCTCGTGACCCGGGTGCTGGCTCGACTGTGCCACCCCGACGTGACCACGGACTGGGTCGCCTTCTACGGGATCGAGCGCTCCAGCGACGCCGAGCTGCGGGCGTTCCTCGACCGGGTGCGGCGCGAGGTCCGGCTCACCATCGTCGGAGGCTCGAGATGA
- a CDS encoding ATP-binding protein: protein MTGEAHDGEVAGAAASLAAAVLEEEAKRQDAQAARDAAVLLPDDLLPGVGDDPMTLREAMRIGGKTTVVLLFFLNFIDDLPRAIRVIGPDIQDSLKISDTVLAGVLGFGGVALVLGAVPMAALADRVTRVRIIPIASFFWAATLALSGFIVNAFQLFWTNAATGFGQAYRIPVSNSLLTDAYPIPSRSRVFAFEGLGRPLGQLLGPLTIGLIATTAGGDEGWRWAFYLLAIPPVIVGIASFTMKEPRRGQNEQSALLTDEAVDVDELEPSMSTALARLRKIRTFYFFATGIGVLGFALIAVPGQFNLLLDDKYGLDALDRGIIEALLWVPSLIAIPLAGRAFDRKFREDPESMVKLTGGLIAMAGVIYLIALPMKPLWLLVLGIGLAQACISAAFIAAPTIIAAVAPYRIRAQAFALLPVFIFLMGGFIGGIVAGQISDAYNNRTAMLLLAPWTAMIGGWLIRRGAFHIRRDISLAVEELLEEQEEARKIAAGEVVPALQVRNLDFSYGPVQVLFDVEIEVAKGEVVALLGTNGAGKSTLLRAISGLGIPDRGVVRLNGRTITYAEAETRFRVGIVQLRGGSGIFPSLSIGENLRASLLGSNVESDDADRRVATALDMFPALQGRLGEPAGDLSGGQQQMLALAMALLHEPEILIIDELSLGLAPVVVQELLAVVERLKAEGQTMIIVEQSLNVALAFADRAIFMEKGVVRFEGPARELAERDDLARAVFLGGEGG from the coding sequence ATGACGGGCGAGGCACACGACGGCGAGGTTGCGGGGGCGGCTGCATCGCTCGCGGCCGCGGTGCTCGAAGAGGAGGCGAAGCGTCAGGACGCCCAAGCCGCTCGTGATGCCGCAGTGCTGCTCCCGGATGATCTCCTCCCCGGCGTCGGCGATGATCCGATGACCCTGCGGGAGGCGATGAGGATCGGCGGCAAGACGACGGTCGTCCTCTTGTTCTTCCTGAACTTCATCGACGATCTTCCTCGTGCGATCCGGGTGATCGGTCCCGACATCCAGGACTCGCTCAAGATCTCCGACACCGTCCTCGCCGGTGTGCTCGGCTTCGGTGGCGTCGCCCTCGTGCTCGGGGCGGTGCCGATGGCGGCGCTCGCCGACCGTGTCACCCGGGTGCGCATCATTCCGATCGCGTCATTCTTCTGGGCGGCGACGCTCGCCCTCTCGGGCTTCATCGTCAACGCCTTCCAGTTGTTCTGGACGAACGCGGCCACCGGGTTCGGTCAGGCGTACCGGATCCCGGTGTCGAACTCGCTGCTGACCGACGCCTATCCGATCCCGTCCCGTTCGCGGGTGTTCGCCTTCGAGGGTCTCGGTCGGCCCCTCGGGCAGCTCCTCGGTCCGCTCACGATCGGGTTGATCGCGACCACTGCGGGCGGCGACGAGGGTTGGCGTTGGGCGTTCTACCTCCTCGCCATTCCGCCGGTGATCGTCGGAATCGCGTCGTTCACGATGAAGGAGCCGCGGCGCGGGCAGAACGAACAGTCCGCGCTGCTCACCGATGAGGCGGTCGACGTCGACGAACTCGAACCGTCGATGAGCACCGCCCTCGCTCGTCTGCGCAAGATCCGCACCTTCTACTTCTTCGCCACCGGCATCGGAGTGCTCGGGTTCGCCCTGATCGCGGTCCCGGGTCAGTTCAACCTCCTGCTCGACGACAAGTACGGACTCGACGCGCTCGACCGGGGCATCATCGAGGCGCTTCTCTGGGTCCCGTCGCTGATCGCCATCCCGCTGGCCGGTCGCGCGTTCGACAGGAAGTTCCGCGAGGACCCCGAGTCGATGGTGAAGCTCACCGGCGGTCTCATCGCGATGGCGGGGGTCATCTACCTGATCGCCCTTCCCATGAAGCCACTGTGGCTCCTCGTTCTCGGGATCGGTCTCGCCCAGGCGTGCATCTCGGCTGCGTTCATCGCCGCCCCGACGATCATCGCCGCAGTCGCGCCCTACCGGATCCGGGCCCAGGCGTTCGCCCTGCTGCCGGTCTTCATCTTCCTCATGGGCGGCTTCATCGGCGGCATCGTCGCCGGCCAGATCTCCGACGCCTACAACAACCGCACCGCGATGCTCCTGCTGGCGCCATGGACGGCGATGATCGGCGGCTGGCTGATCCGACGTGGGGCGTTCCACATCCGCCGCGACATCTCGCTGGCCGTCGAGGAACTGCTCGAGGAGCAGGAAGAGGCCCGAAAGATCGCTGCCGGTGAGGTCGTCCCCGCCCTCCAGGTCCGTAATCTCGACTTCAGCTACGGCCCCGTGCAGGTGCTCTTCGACGTGGAGATCGAGGTCGCCAAGGGCGAAGTCGTCGCTCTGCTCGGCACCAACGGCGCAGGCAAGTCGACGCTCCTCCGAGCGATCTCGGGCCTCGGCATCCCGGATCGTGGCGTGGTGCGGCTCAACGGCCGCACCATCACCTATGCCGAGGCCGAGACCCGGTTCCGCGTCGGCATCGTGCAGCTGCGCGGCGGCTCGGGCATCTTCCCGTCGCTCTCCATCGGGGAGAACCTCCGCGCCTCGCTCCTCGGTAGCAATGTCGAGTCCGACGATGCCGACCGTCGGGTGGCGACGGCGCTCGACATGTTCCCGGCGCTCCAGGGCCGACTCGGCGAACCCGCCGGCGATCTGTCCGGAGGGCAGCAGCAGATGCTCGCACTGGCGATGGCATTGCTTCACGAACCCGAGATCTTGATCATCGACGAGCTGAGCCTCGGTCTCGCCCCCGTCGTCGTGCAGGAGTTGCTGGCGGTCGTCGAGCGGCTCAAGGCCGAAGGGCAGACGATGATCATCGTCGAGCAGTCGCTCAACGTGGCGCTCGCGTTCGCCGATCGGGCGATCTTCATGGAGAAGGGGGTCGTGCGGTTCGAGGGTCCGGCCCGGGAGTTGGCCGAGCGCGACGACCTGGCCAGAGCCGTCTTCCTCGGAGGGGAGGGCGGATGA
- a CDS encoding ATP-binding cassette domain-containing protein, whose amino-acid sequence MIELFGFEFGQQDLVIGLITGLSYAALAAGFVLVYRSTGVLNFAHGEIGFFGLALFVMMIVNYGVNWWLAFAVAVFATAFIGMAVELIVVRRLFESPRLVLLIATIGVAQILTLARVAWIPDITAGGPIPTAFDISWNPTDHISLASRELVVLLVVPVLILLLAVFMTRTKFGLAVRASADNADTARVYGTSPRRVSTIVWTVAAGFAAVTAIVTAPFTVLSAAAVDDTGNLLVEQLLLRVLVVSLLARMRSLPGVVVAGLGVGVAEKLVRSNVDNADIVNAWMFVAVLVIVIWVVRGERQDGWSLSPASRPIPERLRSVWWVRNINAIGLALLFAALAMVPVFVTTSGGISVWTRIVLFAMVALSLSILTGWAGQLSLGQFAFVGVGALSTVAFTKGHDIPIPFDLFDLSIEAPWGIAVILSVGLGVVMALLIGLPALRVRGLFLAVTTLAFAVAASSWLFDQTFFSGGTSFPRPPSPPSFLGLDFGASRRSLYLLCLTALIVVSWIASRIRASGLGRTMIAVRDNEDMAAASTVSPARAKLSAFAISGGISALAGSLFVISQGSLSPGTDFAPAESLRVIVMAIIGGLGSVAGPILGSLWILGISEVTPERLRNLQSLLTSNIGLLVLLMYFPGGLLQLVHGARDALLRVADRRYEASERGAVVPATQKAVPVPTTGAVRAVLEGPALSVRGVTVRFGGNVAVDNVSFDVAPGELVGLIGTNGAGKSTLLNAVSGFVPSDGKVEVLGVDVSNRSAAARHTVGLGRGFQSARLYPELTVREALMVALEARQHSLLVPSMFGIPPSPSHERAKRSDASEIIDYLGLGRYADQVIGALSTGTRRIVELGSLLAVDARVLLLDEPTGGVAQRETEAFGPLIKKIQEELDASVVVIEHDMPLVMSISDRVYCLESGAVIAEGTPDEVRNNPQVIASYLGTDERAIQRSNAGD is encoded by the coding sequence ATGATCGAACTCTTCGGCTTCGAGTTCGGCCAGCAGGATCTGGTCATCGGCCTCATCACCGGCCTGAGCTACGCGGCCCTCGCCGCAGGTTTCGTGCTCGTCTATCGCTCCACCGGGGTGTTGAACTTCGCGCACGGCGAGATCGGGTTCTTCGGACTCGCCCTCTTCGTGATGATGATCGTCAACTATGGCGTCAACTGGTGGTTGGCGTTCGCGGTCGCAGTGTTCGCCACCGCCTTCATCGGCATGGCGGTCGAACTCATCGTGGTGCGAAGACTCTTCGAATCACCGCGCCTGGTGCTGCTGATCGCGACGATCGGCGTCGCGCAGATCCTCACGCTGGCTCGGGTGGCGTGGATCCCCGACATCACGGCCGGTGGGCCGATCCCCACCGCCTTCGACATCAGCTGGAATCCGACCGATCACATCTCGCTCGCCTCTCGCGAACTCGTGGTGCTCCTGGTCGTACCGGTGCTGATCCTCCTGCTCGCCGTGTTCATGACGCGCACGAAGTTCGGTCTGGCCGTGCGGGCGTCGGCCGACAACGCCGACACGGCGCGGGTCTACGGCACCTCGCCGCGGCGCGTTTCCACCATCGTGTGGACCGTCGCTGCCGGCTTCGCCGCGGTCACCGCGATCGTCACCGCCCCCTTCACGGTGCTCAGTGCGGCCGCCGTCGACGACACGGGCAACCTCCTCGTCGAGCAACTGCTGCTGCGCGTGCTCGTGGTCTCGCTGCTGGCTCGGATGCGGTCGCTGCCCGGCGTGGTGGTGGCCGGTCTGGGTGTCGGCGTCGCCGAGAAGCTGGTACGCAGCAATGTCGACAACGCCGACATCGTCAACGCCTGGATGTTCGTCGCCGTGCTGGTGATCGTGATCTGGGTGGTCCGCGGTGAACGCCAGGACGGCTGGTCGCTCTCGCCGGCGAGCCGCCCGATCCCGGAACGACTCCGCAGCGTCTGGTGGGTGCGCAACATCAACGCGATCGGCCTGGCTCTCCTCTTCGCCGCCCTCGCCATGGTCCCGGTCTTCGTCACGACGTCGGGCGGCATCTCGGTGTGGACCCGGATCGTGCTGTTCGCGATGGTCGCACTGTCACTGTCGATCCTCACCGGGTGGGCCGGGCAGCTGTCGCTCGGCCAGTTCGCCTTCGTGGGTGTCGGAGCGCTCTCGACCGTTGCGTTCACGAAGGGCCACGACATCCCGATCCCCTTCGATCTGTTCGACCTGAGCATCGAGGCACCGTGGGGGATCGCGGTCATCTTGTCCGTGGGCCTCGGCGTGGTGATGGCGCTGCTGATCGGACTCCCGGCGCTTCGCGTGCGGGGGCTCTTCCTCGCGGTGACCACCCTGGCCTTCGCGGTGGCTGCCAGCTCGTGGCTCTTCGACCAGACCTTTTTCTCGGGAGGAACGAGCTTCCCCCGTCCGCCGTCTCCTCCGTCGTTCCTCGGGCTCGACTTCGGCGCCTCCCGGCGGAGCCTCTACCTCCTGTGCCTGACGGCGTTGATCGTGGTCTCGTGGATCGCGTCGAGAATCCGGGCGTCGGGTCTGGGTCGCACGATGATCGCCGTGCGAGACAACGAAGACATGGCGGCGGCCTCGACCGTGTCGCCGGCGCGGGCCAAGCTGTCCGCCTTCGCCATCTCCGGTGGCATCAGCGCGCTGGCCGGTTCGTTGTTCGTGATCTCGCAGGGATCGCTGTCGCCGGGCACCGACTTCGCGCCGGCCGAGTCGCTGCGAGTGATCGTGATGGCGATCATCGGTGGTCTCGGCTCCGTCGCCGGCCCGATCCTCGGTTCGTTGTGGATCCTGGGCATCAGCGAGGTGACCCCCGAACGCCTGCGCAACCTCCAGTCGCTGTTGACCTCCAACATCGGCCTCCTGGTGCTGTTGATGTACTTCCCCGGAGGTCTGCTCCAGCTCGTCCACGGTGCCCGCGACGCGCTGTTGCGCGTCGCCGACCGCCGCTACGAGGCTTCCGAGCGTGGCGCGGTCGTCCCGGCGACCCAGAAGGCGGTGCCGGTCCCGACGACGGGAGCGGTGCGAGCGGTGCTCGAGGGACCGGCGCTGTCGGTTCGCGGGGTGACCGTCCGCTTCGGCGGCAACGTCGCCGTCGACAACGTGTCGTTCGACGTCGCCCCCGGAGAACTGGTCGGGCTGATCGGTACGAACGGTGCAGGCAAGTCGACGCTGCTCAACGCAGTGAGCGGGTTCGTGCCCTCCGACGGCAAGGTCGAGGTGCTCGGCGTCGACGTCTCGAACCGCAGTGCCGCCGCCCGGCACACCGTGGGCCTCGGCCGGGGGTTCCAATCGGCGCGGCTCTATCCGGAGTTGACGGTGCGCGAAGCACTGATGGTCGCGCTCGAGGCACGGCAGCACTCGCTGTTGGTGCCGTCGATGTTCGGCATCCCGCCCTCGCCGTCGCACGAGCGGGCCAAGCGGTCGGATGCGTCGGAGATCATCGACTATCTCGGGCTCGGTCGCTACGCCGACCAGGTCATCGGAGCGCTGTCGACCGGCACGCGACGGATCGTGGAGCTCGGCTCCTTGTTGGCGGTCGACGCTCGGGTGCTGCTCCTCGATGAGCCCACCGGCGGTGTCGCCCAACGCGAGACCGAGGCATTCGGACCTCTCATCAAGAAGATCCAGGAGGAGCTCGACGCGTCGGTGGTGGTCATCGAGCACGACATGCCGCTGGTGATGTCGATCAGCGATCGCGTCTATTGCCTCGAGTCCGGCGCGGTGATCGCCGAGGGAACGCCCGATGAGGTACGGAACAACCCGCAGGTGATCGCGAGCTATCTGGGGACCGACGAACGGGCGATCCAACGGTCCAACGCAGGCGATTGA
- a CDS encoding AAA family ATPase, which translates to MSSVANDPALRPPKSPEDLGVPYALVADLVLRRCLFEGKTNVTGLSNALALNAGLVDKIVQELREKKEIEVLGMVGRDYTLALTGLGQEHATDRLAQSRYAGACPVSLEHYRAVVAAQRLAVYVNRERLKTAFSDLVISDELLDELGPALNANGAMFLYGPPGTGKTSIAERIVRISPDHVLVPKAIEVDGQIISVFDSTVHSPAEKQPDDLDPRWILCSRPRVVVGGELVGSMLDLTFDQTSGIYLAPLQMKANNGVMIIDDFGRQVLTPDQLLNRWIVPLDRRVDYLSLNYGVSFEVPFDVKVVLSTNLDPSDLGDEAFFRRIQTKIFIGSITEDAFDWILARVAHAMGVGCDGESAAYLRMLCIAEGGDLRPYLPADVCKLVKALALYEGIAPVLDRHSIDRVLRLYYTKGLGGPGGYGKSAEPVDVAEIATTPSAAAPAAPAQPAPAPAPAQVSTF; encoded by the coding sequence GTGTCATCAGTCGCGAACGATCCGGCACTTCGGCCGCCCAAGTCGCCCGAGGATCTCGGGGTGCCCTACGCGCTCGTGGCCGACCTGGTGCTGCGCCGCTGCCTCTTCGAGGGGAAGACGAACGTCACCGGACTCTCGAACGCGCTCGCGCTGAACGCCGGTCTGGTCGACAAGATCGTCCAGGAGCTGCGGGAGAAGAAGGAGATCGAGGTCCTCGGCATGGTGGGGCGTGACTACACGCTCGCCCTGACCGGCCTGGGTCAGGAGCACGCCACCGACCGCCTCGCTCAATCGCGCTACGCCGGCGCCTGTCCCGTGTCGCTCGAGCACTATCGCGCCGTCGTCGCCGCCCAGCGTCTGGCGGTCTACGTCAATCGCGAACGGCTGAAGACCGCGTTCTCCGATCTCGTCATCTCCGACGAGTTGCTCGACGAACTCGGCCCGGCTCTCAACGCCAACGGTGCCATGTTCCTCTACGGGCCCCCCGGTACCGGCAAGACGTCGATCGCCGAGCGGATCGTGCGGATCAGTCCGGACCATGTGCTCGTGCCGAAGGCGATCGAGGTCGACGGCCAGATCATCAGCGTGTTCGACTCGACGGTCCACTCGCCGGCCGAGAAGCAACCCGATGATCTCGATCCCCGTTGGATCCTCTGCAGCCGGCCCCGCGTCGTGGTCGGCGGAGAGCTGGTCGGTTCGATGCTCGATCTCACCTTCGACCAGACCAGCGGCATCTATCTCGCCCCGCTCCAGATGAAGGCGAACAACGGCGTGATGATCATCGACGACTTCGGTCGTCAGGTGCTCACGCCCGACCAACTCCTCAATCGCTGGATCGTGCCGCTCGATCGGCGTGTGGACTACCTCTCGCTCAACTACGGGGTCAGCTTCGAGGTGCCCTTCGACGTGAAGGTCGTCCTGTCGACCAACCTCGATCCCAGCGACCTGGGCGACGAAGCCTTCTTCCGTCGGATCCAGACCAAGATCTTCATCGGTTCGATCACCGAGGACGCCTTCGACTGGATCCTGGCTCGAGTCGCGCACGCCATGGGGGTCGGCTGCGATGGCGAGTCGGCGGCGTACCTGCGGATGCTGTGCATCGCCGAGGGCGGCGACCTGCGTCCGTACCTTCCGGCCGACGTCTGCAAGCTCGTGAAGGCCCTCGCCCTGTACGAGGGGATCGCTCCGGTTCTCGATCGCCACTCGATCGACCGCGTGCTGCGGCTCTACTACACGAAGGGTCTCGGCGGACCCGGCGGCTACGGCAAGTCGGCCGAGCCGGTCGATGTCGCCGAGATCGCGACAACACCGTCGGCCGCCGCTCCGGCCGCACCTGCGCAACCGGCACCGGCACCGGCACCGGCACAGGTCAGCACGTTCTAG
- a CDS encoding LLM class flavin-dependent oxidoreductase — MRPGYGAPMDFSFWPTTAQPWADLLRGCRWAEAEGWHGIWVPDHFMTNVGLGVDDRAATEELAPWLEAWTTQAALAALVPRVRIGAMVSGNLYRHPAVVANMAGTIDEISGGRFVVGLGAGWQENEHARYGIELTDPGDRSDRLEEACRVIRGLLDNERTSFAGRHYELDGAPCEPSGHGRRIPLLVGGKGERRTLRTVARHADEWNVWATPDEVGPKRQVIERWCDEIGRDPAEIRITISVMTRFCDSAKERDEVRRRLGNHGGLVGAGADEIREAAGAYAAAGVDELVVADFNLPRGAREDVLGRLQQEVLEEFR, encoded by the coding sequence ATGCGTCCCGGCTACGGTGCCCCGATGGACTTCAGCTTCTGGCCCACGACCGCGCAACCCTGGGCCGACCTGCTGCGTGGGTGTCGGTGGGCCGAGGCGGAGGGATGGCACGGCATCTGGGTGCCCGACCACTTCATGACCAACGTCGGGCTCGGTGTTGACGACCGAGCCGCCACCGAGGAGCTCGCGCCCTGGCTCGAAGCCTGGACCACCCAGGCCGCGCTCGCCGCGCTCGTTCCCAGGGTCCGTATCGGTGCCATGGTGAGCGGGAATCTGTACCGCCACCCGGCCGTCGTCGCGAACATGGCGGGAACCATCGACGAGATCTCGGGTGGTCGCTTCGTCGTCGGGCTCGGCGCCGGGTGGCAGGAGAACGAACACGCCCGATACGGGATCGAACTCACGGATCCCGGCGATCGCTCCGACCGCCTCGAGGAGGCGTGCCGGGTGATTCGAGGGCTGCTGGACAACGAGCGCACGTCCTTCGCGGGCCGGCACTACGAACTCGACGGCGCGCCGTGCGAGCCGAGCGGGCATGGTCGACGCATCCCGTTGCTCGTGGGCGGCAAGGGTGAGCGGCGCACGTTGCGCACCGTCGCTCGCCACGCCGACGAGTGGAATGTGTGGGCCACCCCCGACGAAGTCGGACCGAAGCGGCAGGTGATCGAGCGATGGTGTGACGAGATCGGCCGCGACCCGGCGGAGATCCGGATCACGATCTCGGTGATGACGCGGTTCTGCGATTCGGCGAAGGAACGCGACGAGGTTCGTCGTCGACTCGGCAACCACGGCGGCCTCGTCGGTGCCGGAGCCGACGAGATCCGGGAGGCGGCGGGCGCCTACGCGGCCGCCGGCGTCGATGAGCTCGTGGTCGCCGACTTCAATCTGCCACGTGGCGCTCGGGAGGACGTGCTCGGTCGCCTCCAGCAGGAAGTCCTCGAGGAATTCCGCTGA
- a CDS encoding phosphoribosyltransferase family protein, whose translation MSEAREILDYATYGTAVRELSTTVADDGYRPEMILAIARGGLFVAGSMGYALSVKNIYVMNCEYYTGVDERLPVPVMLPPYVDFVDMDDAKILIADDVADTGHTLKMVYDFCVDRVAEVRTAVLYEKSHSLVKCDYVWKRTDQWINFPWSTEAPVVNAEDARHRVSDA comes from the coding sequence ATGAGCGAAGCGCGCGAGATCCTCGACTACGCCACCTACGGCACCGCCGTTCGAGAGCTGTCCACCACCGTCGCCGACGACGGGTACCGCCCCGAGATGATCCTCGCGATCGCCCGCGGCGGACTCTTCGTCGCCGGATCGATGGGCTACGCCCTGTCGGTGAAGAACATCTACGTGATGAACTGCGAGTACTACACCGGCGTCGACGAGCGCCTCCCGGTTCCCGTGATGCTCCCTCCCTATGTCGACTTCGTCGACATGGACGACGCCAAGATCCTGATCGCCGACGACGTCGCCGACACTGGCCACACCCTGAAGATGGTCTACGACTTCTGTGTCGATCGCGTCGCCGAAGTACGGACCGCAGTCCTCTACGAGAAGTCCCACTCGCTCGTGAAGTGCGACTACGTCTGGAAGCGGACCGATCAGTGGATCAACTTCCCGTGGTCCACGGAGGCGCCGGTGGTCAATGCCGAGGACGCCCGCCATCGAGTGAGCGACGCCTAG
- a CDS encoding nuclear transport factor 2 family protein produces the protein MIHAVIDNWNAHLRGEFPGGLDELLHDDCVFLSPIVFTPQRGKELTKLYLAAAGNVLPGDSGDADGQTPTPATDDADGKFRYAKKVLDGNHAVLEFETTVDGIAVNGVDIITCDDDGKIVEFKVMIRPLKAVNKVHENMKAMLEKLS, from the coding sequence ATGATTCATGCCGTCATCGACAACTGGAACGCTCACCTCCGCGGGGAGTTCCCCGGCGGCCTCGACGAGTTGTTGCACGACGACTGTGTGTTCCTGTCGCCCATCGTGTTCACGCCGCAGCGGGGCAAGGAGTTGACCAAGCTCTATCTGGCAGCGGCCGGAAACGTGCTGCCCGGTGACTCCGGCGATGCTGACGGCCAGACGCCGACACCGGCCACCGACGATGCAGACGGCAAGTTCCGCTATGCGAAGAAGGTGCTCGACGGCAACCACGCGGTGCTCGAGTTCGAGACCACCGTTGACGGCATCGCCGTCAACGGCGTCGACATCATCACCTGCGACGACGACGGCAAGATCGTCGAATTCAAGGTGATGATTCGTCCCCTCAAGGCCGTCAACAAGGTCCACGAGAACATGAAGGCCATGCTCGAGAAGCTGTCCTGA
- a CDS encoding PhoH family protein yields MPGTSRTYVLDTSVLLSDPSALRRFEEHAVVIPLATLTELEAKRHHLELGWAARSALRALEELREEHGSLLDPLPVNDSGGTVRVELNHTSRESLPDGFRDDTNDNRILSVAANLAAEGASVVLVSKDLPLRLKAGVIGLEASEFRDTDVADDGWTGFTDIIVDGATVDDLYAEGVCDLAEARDLPVNTGVALVAGSQSGLGRIQSDKRVHRIIDRPVFDVRARSAEQHVALDLLTDDRVGIVSLGGRAGTGKSVLALAAALDAVLEKRSHAKVMIFRPLYAVGGQDLGYLPGSESEKMSPWAAAVHDALEAIAGPEVVDEVIHRELLEVLPLTHIRGRSITDTFVIVDEAQNLERNVLLTALTRVGENTKVVLTHDVAQRDNLRVGRYDGIGAVVDHLRGHPLFGHVTLTRSERSEVAALVAGLLDGRN; encoded by the coding sequence ATGCCAGGCACGAGCCGTACCTACGTCCTCGACACATCTGTGCTGCTGAGCGATCCATCCGCGCTCCGCCGTTTCGAGGAACACGCCGTCGTCATTCCGCTCGCCACGCTCACCGAGCTGGAAGCGAAACGACATCACCTCGAACTCGGGTGGGCCGCGCGCAGCGCGCTTCGTGCCCTCGAGGAGTTACGCGAGGAACACGGGAGCCTGCTCGACCCGCTCCCGGTGAACGATTCGGGCGGCACGGTTCGCGTCGAGCTGAACCACACGTCTCGCGAGAGCCTGCCCGACGGGTTCCGCGACGACACCAACGACAACCGGATCCTCAGCGTCGCCGCCAACCTCGCCGCCGAGGGGGCATCGGTCGTGCTCGTCTCGAAGGACCTGCCGTTGCGCCTCAAGGCCGGGGTGATCGGACTCGAAGCCTCCGAGTTCCGCGACACCGACGTCGCCGACGACGGGTGGACGGGTTTCACCGACATCATCGTCGACGGTGCCACGGTCGACGACCTCTACGCCGAGGGTGTGTGTGATCTGGCCGAGGCACGGGACCTCCCCGTCAACACCGGTGTGGCCCTGGTCGCAGGGTCACAGTCCGGACTCGGACGGATCCAGTCCGACAAGCGGGTCCACCGCATCATCGATCGACCGGTGTTCGACGTGCGGGCCCGTTCGGCCGAACAACACGTCGCCCTCGACCTCCTGACCGACGACCGGGTGGGCATCGTGTCGCTCGGCGGCCGCGCCGGTACCGGCAAGAGCGTGTTGGCGCTCGCCGCCGCGCTCGATGCCGTACTCGAGAAGCGATCGCACGCGAAGGTCATGATCTTCCGCCCGCTCTATGCGGTGGGCGGGCAGGACCTCGGCTACCTGCCCGGCTCGGAGAGCGAGAAGATGTCGCCGTGGGCAGCGGCGGTCCACGATGCTCTGGAGGCGATCGCCGGCCCCGAGGTGGTCGACGAGGTCATCCATCGCGAACTGCTCGAGGTGCTCCCCCTCACCCATATCCGGGGCCGCTCGATCACCGACACGTTCGTGATCGTCGACGAGGCCCAGAACCTCGAGCGCAACGTGTTGCTCACCGCACTCACCCGGGTCGGCGAGAACACCAAGGTCGTGCTGACCCACGACGTGGCCCAGCGCGACAACCTCCGGGTCGGCCGCTACGACGGCATCGGCGCCGTGGTCGATCATCTCCGCGGCCACCCGCTCTTCGGCCATGTCACGCTCACCCGCAGCGAGCGCAGCGAGGTCGCGGCCCTGGTGGCCGGCCTCCTCGACGGCCGCAACTGA